The Triticum dicoccoides isolate Atlit2015 ecotype Zavitan chromosome 6A, WEW_v2.0, whole genome shotgun sequence genome has a window encoding:
- the LOC119318385 gene encoding uncharacterized protein LOC119318385 isoform X2: protein MPCRPACWTPAGATSGGTRPACYLSSTGQPSRDTTVRFEIDAYPDDEPEDTFTNTRLLIDYALACKAEELVFLYRWDLKWCPVFGKLKTLLLNKWFTAIDLVCILQHSPVLEMLTLRFDNTKVDSAYFVTKLASRRIHVRTQIIRLLIVTPLIATKMCGRS, encoded by the exons ATGCCCTGCAGACCTGCGTGCTGGACACCCGCTGGCGCGACCTCTGGAGGCACGCGACCAGCCTGCTATTTGTCTTCGACGGGCCAACCTTCCCGCGATACAACCGTTCGATTTGAGATCGATGCCTATCCCGACGATGAGCCAGAGGACACGTTCACAAACACCAGGCTGTTGATTGACTATGCTCTAGCATGCAAAGCTGAGGAGCTCGTG TTTCTCTACAGATGGGATTTGAAATGGTGCCCCGTCTTTGGCAAATTAAAGACTCTGTTACTCAATAAATGGTTTACGGCTATTGACCTAGTTTGCATTCTCCAACACTCTCCAGTTCTTGAGATGCTCACTCTTCGGTTCGATAACACTAAG GTAGATTCGGCATACTTCGTGACCAAATTAGCATCAAGGAGGATCCACGTCCGGACTCAGATT ATTCGTCTGCTGATAGTGACTCCACTGATAGCGACTAAGATGTGTGGTCGGTCATGA
- the LOC119318385 gene encoding uncharacterized protein LOC119318385 isoform X1: MPCRPACWTPAGATSGGTRPACYLSSTGQPSRDTTVRFEIDAYPDDEPEDTFTNTRLLIDYALACKAEELVFLYRWDLKWCPVFGKLKTLLLNKWFTAIDLVCILQHSPVLEMLTLRFDNTKNIVGATGAQETIKQPLTCACLKFVYIECEKVDKGVREILNMLGRFGILRDQISIKEDPRPDSDYSSADSDSTDSD, translated from the exons ATGCCCTGCAGACCTGCGTGCTGGACACCCGCTGGCGCGACCTCTGGAGGCACGCGACCAGCCTGCTATTTGTCTTCGACGGGCCAACCTTCCCGCGATACAACCGTTCGATTTGAGATCGATGCCTATCCCGACGATGAGCCAGAGGACACGTTCACAAACACCAGGCTGTTGATTGACTATGCTCTAGCATGCAAAGCTGAGGAGCTCGTG TTTCTCTACAGATGGGATTTGAAATGGTGCCCCGTCTTTGGCAAATTAAAGACTCTGTTACTCAATAAATGGTTTACGGCTATTGACCTAGTTTGCATTCTCCAACACTCTCCAGTTCTTGAGATGCTCACTCTTCGGTTCGATAACACTAAG AATATTGTAGGAGCAACAGGAGCCCAGGAaacaataaaacaaccacttacgtGTGCATGCCTTAAGTTTGTTTACATTGAATGTGAAAAGGTTGATAAGGGGGTTCGTGAAATTTTGAATATGTTAGGTAGATTCGGCATACTTCGTGACCAAATTAGCATCAAGGAGGATCCACGTCCGGACTCAGATT ATTCGTCTGCTGATAGTGACTCCACTGATAGCGACTAA